Proteins from a genomic interval of Danio rerio strain Tuebingen ecotype United States chromosome 4, GRCz12tu, whole genome shotgun sequence:
- the usp6nl gene encoding USP6 N-terminal-like protein — translation MLKSWEKYKNSDKLVRRIYKGIPLQLRGQVWCLLLDIPKIKEEKKDFYEKLKIRARGLSPDVRQIDLDVNRTYRNHIMFMHRYDVKQQDLFHVLTAYSVYNTEVGYCQGMSQITALLLIYMNEEDAFWALVKLLSGQRHTMHGFFVPGFPKLMRFQEHHDRILQKMMPKLKQHLDNQEVYTSLYTMKWFFQCFLDRTPFTLTLRIWDIYILEGERVLTAMSYTILKLHKKTLLKLSMEELVKFLQVTLSNDFFFEDDFVIEQLQNSMSELRRSKLELPPPGKEDEYPKKPLGQLPPEPPGLAAAATNHVANGQPVGQTGEGLPPRGPSPAVSVNKRVDSGPVTDGTPERYQDSRPPSSLDKFHHPDKIERDGRGVYANKERVPVGGKASTQNQANHNSNARSSMRREIGPRWVKPSEGKLEAVKAAALRESQLSLATGVPPSPSSPTPDEATGAQRRPRSRAFAPGSNRASNASQYDNVPGPDGEVMEIIELEKPPSRPPSRPFVGPPLRQGSPTRPPSGGTGVSPFRVPKQSMMQSKPEPRAPLHYPPGMTPVYTPYISETRQEERLYSQSYTEQIYATTGRGSSNPSPEKTVMNNSYLTYRRPPPDMPPLRVAPAELSSQIDSAGEGVYYLRQPTRLIGSPAYPPTELRYEGNRRREGWYGDVEAGPPRSPAGVPRSPSFQKAQLSPVHPVQEFNFAQANISDAVLHFRGPYQEHSGRQQLPPLFGGAHYRQAQEAFAMQESMLL, via the exons CTGGTGAGGAGGATCTACAAGGGCATCCCGCTGCAGCTCAGAGGACAGGTGTGGTGTTTGCTGCTCGACATTCCCAAAATCAAGGAGGAGAAGAAGGACTTCTATGAG AAGCTGAAGATCAGAGCGAGGGGTTTGTCTCCAGATGTCCGTCAGATTGATCTGGATGTGAATCGGACATACAGAAATCACATCATGTTTATGCACCGCTACGATGTCAA ACAGCAGGATCTGTTTCATGTGCTCACAGCTTACTCTGTGTACAACACG gaGGTTGGCTATTGTCAGGGCATGAGTCAGATCACTGCGCTGTTACTCATCTATATGAATGAGGAAGATGCTTTCTGGGCGCTTGTTAAACTGCTGTCTGGACAGAGACACACCATGCACG GTTTCTTTGTACCAGGGTTCCCTAAACTTATGCGCTTCCAGGAGCATCATGATCGTATTCTGCAGAAGATGATGCCTAAACTCAAACAACATCTA GATAACCAGGAGGTCTACACCAGCTTATACACTATGAAGTGGTTCTTTCAGTGTTTCTTGGACCGG ACTCCATTCACGCTGACACTGAGAATATGGGACATTTATATTCTGGAAGGAGAGCGAGTCCTGACTGCAATGTCTTACACCATCCTGAAACTTCACAAaa aAACACTTTTGAAGCTGTCTATGGAGGAGCTGGTGAAGTTTCTACAGGTGACTCTGTCAAACGATTTCTTTTTTGAGGACGACTTTGTTATAGAGCAGCTTCAAAACTCCATGTCTGAGCTCAGACGGTCTAAACTGGAGCTGCCACCTCCAG GTAAGGAGGACGAGTACCCTAAGAAACCATTAGGTCAGCTTCCCCCTGAGCCTCCAGGATTGGCAGCAGCAGCAACCAATCATGTGGCTAACGGGCAGCCGGTGGGACAAACAGGAGAGGGTCTCCCCCCTCGTGGTCCAAGCCCTGCCGTAAGTGTCAATAAACGAGTAGACTCTGGTCCCGTCACCGATGGCACACCCGAGAGGTACCAAGACAGTCGGCCGCCCAGCTCACTGGACAAGTTTCATCATCCAGATAAGATTGAGAGGGACGGAAGGGGCGTATACGCTAATAAGGAAAGGGTGCCAGTTGGTGGAAAGGCTTCAACCCAGAACCAGGCAAATCACAACTCCAATGCAAGATCTAGCATGCGCAGAGAAATTGGACCTCGGTGGGTCAAGCCTTCCGAGGGCAAACTGGAAGCAGTCAAAGCTGCAGCACTTCGGGAAAGCCAGTTGAGCCTAGCTACGGGTGTCCCACCCTCACCCAGCTCCCCGACTCCAGATGAGGCCACCGGGGCACAGCGCCGACCCCGTTCACGAGCATTTGCTCCAGGCTCCAACCGGGCTTCCAATGCCTCGCAATACGACAACGTCCCGGGACCAGACGGAGAAGTTATGGAGATTATAGAGCTGGAGAAACCACCCTCTCGCCCCCCATCCCGACCATTCGTCGGACCTCCTTTGAGACAAGGCAGTCCCACCCGCCCCCCTAGTGGTGGAACTGGAGTCTCCCCCTTTAGGGTCCCCAAGCAGAGCATGATGCAGTCCAAACCAGAACCCCGTGCCCCTTTGCACTACCCACCTGGCATGACGCCTGTCTACACTCCCTACATTTCAGAAACCCGTCAAGAGGAGAGACTATACAGCCAGTCGTACACAGAGCAAATTTACGCAACTACAGGACGTGGCTCCTCTAATCCTTCGCCAGAGAAAACTGTGATGAACAACAGCTACTTAACCTACCGACGGCCACCACCAGACATGCCCCCTCTCAGGGTTGCTCCTGCTGAGCTGTCGTCCCAGATTGACAGTGCTGGCGAGGGTGTGTATTACTTGAGACAGCCCACGCGACTGATAGGTTCTCCTGCTTACCCACCTACAGAACTGCGTTACGAGGGAAACAGAAGAAGAGAGGGCTGGTACGGGGATGTGGAGGCAGGGCCTCCGCGGTCTCCTGCGGGAGTACCTCGATCTCCTAGCTTCCAGAAAGCTCAGCTGTCTCCCGTTCATCCAGTTCAGGAGTTTAACTTTGCCCAAGCAAATATCTCAGATGCTGTGCTTCACTTCAGAGGACCCTACCAAGAGCACTCAGGCAGGCAACAGCTCCCCCCACTGTTTGGAGGAGCACACTACAGGCAAGCGCAGGAGGCCTTCGCAATGCAGGAGTCCATGCTGCTCTGA